The following coding sequences are from one Veillonella rodentium window:
- the mmuM gene encoding homocysteine S-methyltransferase: MARRSAFLDIIEERGQLVLDGAFGTELERHGCDIHDELWSSKMLIENPDIIKKVHISYLAAGADIIESSGYQATVAGFKAHGYGTEEALDLVKLSVRLAVQARNEFIEAKASGALTLRGIKLGEKTADGVRYYSEGALPKPLVAASVGPYGAFLADGSEYRGDYGVQTEYLEVFHIPRLALFCEENPDVLACETVPSYDEAIAIARALSDPFTTRGIPAWISFSCKDEHHISSGETIIKCADMIDKVRSVTGLGINCTAPEYVESLIKDIRSVTDKPIVVYPNLGETYDGVTKTWSGDQSSFIDYVDTWRKAGANIIGGCCRTNPEIIESIATRIHKSKTLGLT, encoded by the coding sequence ATGGCTAGAAGAAGTGCATTTTTAGATATTATTGAGGAGCGGGGACAACTCGTGCTGGACGGCGCTTTTGGTACCGAGCTGGAACGCCATGGCTGTGATATTCATGATGAACTGTGGTCATCCAAAATGCTCATCGAAAATCCGGATATTATCAAAAAGGTGCATATCTCGTATTTGGCGGCCGGGGCGGATATTATTGAAAGCTCCGGCTATCAAGCTACCGTAGCGGGGTTTAAGGCTCATGGGTATGGAACGGAAGAGGCGTTGGATCTTGTAAAGTTATCCGTCCGTCTTGCCGTACAAGCGCGGAACGAGTTTATAGAAGCAAAGGCGAGCGGGGCTCTTACATTAAGGGGAATCAAGCTCGGTGAAAAAACTGCTGATGGGGTCCGGTACTATTCGGAAGGGGCTTTGCCTAAACCTTTGGTAGCCGCTTCTGTAGGTCCCTATGGGGCTTTTCTCGCAGACGGCTCCGAATATCGTGGCGATTATGGGGTACAAACGGAATATCTTGAGGTGTTCCATATTCCCCGTCTTGCACTTTTTTGTGAAGAGAATCCTGATGTACTCGCATGTGAAACAGTACCGTCTTATGATGAAGCTATTGCTATTGCAAGGGCTTTATCGGATCCGTTTACGACAAGAGGAATTCCCGCGTGGATATCCTTCTCCTGTAAGGATGAGCATCACATCTCCAGCGGAGAAACGATTATTAAATGTGCCGACATGATTGATAAGGTACGTTCTGTAACGGGTCTTGGTATAAATTGCACGGCACCTGAGTATGTGGAATCGTTGATCAAGGATATTCGCTCTGTCACGGATAAACCCATCGTAGTTTATCCGAATCTCGGTGAAACCTATGACGGTGTTACTAAAACCTGGTCCGGAGATCAAAGCTCATTCATTGATTATGTTGATACCTGGCGAAAGGCAGGGGCAAATATTATCGGTGGTTGCTGTAGGACGAATCCTGAAATTATTGAAAGTATAGCAACGAGAATACATAAAAGTAAGACCCTAGGTTTAACCTAG